The nucleotide sequence CACTCGAGCACTTCCTGCCGCAGGGCTCGGGGCGGATCATCAACATCGGGGCGGTCGGCGGACGCGTCCAGCAGCCCGGCCTGACGGTGTACTGCGCGGCCAAGGCCGGTGTCATCGGCTTCACCCGCAACCTGGCCTACGAGTTCGCGTCCCGAGGCATCCACGTCCTCGGCGTCGCCCCCGGGATCATGATCAAGCCCGACATGAAGGACATGGTCCTCAACCCGCAGAACGACGGACAGCGGGCGGGCCGCGCCTCGATCCACAACGCGATTCAGCACCAGGTCCAGCTCGGCCGCGTCTGCCTGCCCGAAGAGGTCGCCAACATGGTGGCGTACCTCGCCTCCGAGGCCGCCGACTACATGTGCGGCCAGACCATCGACGTCGCCGGCGGCCAGTGGATGGGCTGACAACGCCCCCGGCATCGACATCGACATCGACAACCCCAGCTGACCATTTCGGAGCGTGGAGCAGAATGCGCGGACTCGCAGGCAAGGTGTTCATCGTGGCGGGCGGAGCGACCGGGGTCGGGGCCGGGGCAGCGCTGCGGCTCGGTGAGGAGGGGGCGAAGGTCGTCGTCGGCGACATCAACCTCCCGGGCGCCGAGGCCACCGCCGAGAAGATCAACAAGAGCGGGGGCACCGCGATCGCGGTGCACTTCGACCTGGCCGACGAGGCCACAGTCGACCGCCTCGTCGCGACGACGATCAGCGAATTCGGCACCGTACACGGGCTGTTCAACGTGGGTGCGGACCTGTCTCCGGGCAACCTGGGGCGCGACAAGTCGGTGGTGGAGAACGACCTCGACGTGTGGCACCGCACGCTGGACGTGAACGTCGTCGGGTACGTCCGCACCATCCGCGCGGTGCTGCCGCACCTTGTGGAGAACGGCGGCGGGAGCATCGTCAACTGCTCGTCGGGCGCGGCGGTCAGCGGCGGCGACCGCCTGCGTCCGGCGTACGCGGCGTCGAAGTCGGCGGTCAACTCCCTCGCCCGGCACGTCGCCGGGAACTGGGGGCCCAAGGGCGTCCGCTGCAACACCGTGATGCCCGGCCTGGTGATGGGCGAACTCCAGGAGCGGCAAAAGGACTTCGAACTCCAGAAGCGGTTCCTGGACAACGTCCCGACCACCCGTCTGGGCCGCCCGAGCGACCTCGGCGCCGTCGTGGCGTTCCTGCTCTCGGACGACGCCGAATGGATCAACGGCCAGGCCTGGGCCATCGACGGCGGCGCCAACATGCGCGCCTGACCGGCCCGTTCACAGGTGATGTGACCGTTCCGGCCGGTCGGCCCTCCGTCGACCGGCCGGGGCCGCACACGGTGACCGCCCCCCGCCACGTCCACGTTGAACACCGTCCCGCCCGCTGCCGGGCCGGACGGCCGTCGAAGGGCTTGCCCATGGGACCACATGACGAACTGCTCGACGCCGCACGGGCCGAGACGGGCCTGGACGACTTCGGGGACGACGCCTTCCGCGAGGGCCTGGAGATTCTCGTACGCGACCTGCGCGAGCACGCCAGGCTGAACGCGGTCGGCCAAGTGGCCCTCCGCAAGATCCTCGTCGACATGCTCGGCCAGCGCCTCCAGGTCGAGGACTGGTACCGGCGCCACCCCGAGATCGACGACGAACCGATCGAGGCACCGCTCTTCGGCATCGGCCTGCCGCGCACCGGGTCGACCGCGCTGTCGTTCCTGCTCGCGGAGGACCCGCAGGCGAGGTCGCTGCTGCGGTGGGAGGCGTCGCAGCCGTGCCCGCCGCCGTCGACGGTCGACGGCCCCGACCCGCGCGTCGAGACGGCGAAGGCCGAACTGGCGCAGATCGCCAAGCTGTCGCCGCGCACGCTGGCGATGCTGCCGGGCAGCCCGACCGGTCCCATGGAGTGCCTGTCGCTGCTGGCACTGGACTTCAAGTCGCACGTCTTCCAGGCGTTCGCGTACGTCCCGAACTATTCGACGTGGCTGCTGTACGACGCGGATTGCGCCTCGGCGTACGCGTACGAGCGCCGCGTCCTCAAGCTGTTGCAGTGGGGCTTCCCGACCCGGCCGTGGCGGCTGAAGACCCCCGCGCACCTGTTGTTCCTCGATTCCCTCGACCAGGCGTTCCCCGACGCGCGATTCGTGTGGACGCACCGCGACCCCACCGCGGTCATCCTGTCCGTCGCCGACCTGTGTACCGAGGTCACGGGCCGATTCAGCGACGACATCGACACCCATTACATCGGCGAACTGAACGTCGAGCACTGGTCGGTCGGCATGGCACGGGCGCTCGCCTTCCGCGAGCGCTCCGAGCAGCGCGGCGAACAGCGGTTCCACGACATCGACTTCCGGGCGATGCAGACCGAACCCATCGAGCAGATCGAGGGGTTGTACGCGTGGCTCGGGGAACCGGTCACCCCCGCGTTCGAAGCCGGCATGCGGGATTGGTGGAAGGAGTTCGCGGCCAACCGCGAGCCCAATGTCCACCCCGACCCCGCGACGTTCGGAGTCGACCTCGACCGGGTCCGCCCCCTGTTCGCGGACTACACATCCCGATACTGCACGCCGCGCTGACACCCGGGTCGACACGGCTCGCCGCCGGCGACGCGACGCGTCCGCGGCGGCCCTGCGGCGCGCGGGACCGCGGCCTCGACGGAAACCAACGGAGAAGGGCAGCCCGACCATGGGGCGACTGACACATCTTGAGCGTCTTGAGGCGGAGAGTATTCAGATTTTCCGGGAGGCGGTCTCGGAGGCGGAGCGGCCGGTGATGTTGTATTCGGTCGGCAAGGACAGTGCGGTGATGCTGCATCTGGCGATGAAGGCGTTTCATCCGTCGAAGCCGCCGTTTCCGTTGCTGCATGTGGATACGACGTGGAAGTTCCGGGCGATGTACGAGTTCCGGGACAAGGTCGTCGCCGAACTGGGCGTGGATTTGCTGGTGTACCGGAATCCGGAGTGTGTGGAGCGGGGGATCAACCCGTTCGACCACGGCTCGGCGACGCACACCGACATGTGGAAGACCGAGGGCCTGAAGCAGGCCTTGGACCTGCACGGCTTCGACCTGGCGTTCGGGGGTGCGCGGCGGGACGAGGAGAAGTCGCGGGCGAAGGAGCGGGTGTTCTCGGTGCGGTCGACGCAGCACCGGTGGGATCCGAGGCAGCAGCGGCCGGAGTTGTGGCGGCTGTACAACGCGCGCAAGCAGCAGGGCGAGTCGCTGCGGGTGTTCCCGCTGTCGAACTGGACCGAGCTGGACGTGTGGCAGTACATCCACCGCGAGCGGATACCGATCGTGCCGCTGTACTTCGCGGCCCCGCGGCCGGTGGTGGAGCGGGACGGGGCGCTGATCATGGTGGACGACGACCGGATGCCGCTCAAGCCGGGGGAGGTGCCCGAGCGGCGCAGTGTCAGGTTCCGGACGCTGGGCTGCTACCCGCTGACGGGTGCGGTGGAGTCGGAGGCGGACACGCTGACGGGGATCGTGCGGGAGATGTTGCTGACGACGAGTTCGGAGCGCGAGGGCCGCGTCATCGACCACGACTCGTCCGGGTCCATGGAGAAGAAGAAGCAGGAGGGGTACTTCTGATGGCGCACACCACGAACGACCTGGTCGCGAGCGATATCGAGGAGTACCTGCGCCGTCATGAGCGCAAGTCGATGCTGCGGTTCATCACGTGCGGCAGCGTCGACGACGGCAAGTCCACCCTGATCGGACGCCTGCTCTACGACTCCAAACTGGTGTTCTCCGACCACTTGGCGGCGTTGGAGGCCGACTCGAGGACGGTCGGCACCCAGGGCGGCGAGTTGGACTTCGCCTTGCTGGTGGACGGTTTGGCGGCGGAG is from Yinghuangia sp. ASG 101 and encodes:
- a CDS encoding SDR family NAD(P)-dependent oxidoreductase, which codes for MRGLAGKVFIVAGGATGVGAGAALRLGEEGAKVVVGDINLPGAEATAEKINKSGGTAIAVHFDLADEATVDRLVATTISEFGTVHGLFNVGADLSPGNLGRDKSVVENDLDVWHRTLDVNVVGYVRTIRAVLPHLVENGGGSIVNCSSGAAVSGGDRLRPAYAASKSAVNSLARHVAGNWGPKGVRCNTVMPGLVMGELQERQKDFELQKRFLDNVPTTRLGRPSDLGAVVAFLLSDDAEWINGQAWAIDGGANMRA
- a CDS encoding sulfotransferase family protein yields the protein MGPHDELLDAARAETGLDDFGDDAFREGLEILVRDLREHARLNAVGQVALRKILVDMLGQRLQVEDWYRRHPEIDDEPIEAPLFGIGLPRTGSTALSFLLAEDPQARSLLRWEASQPCPPPSTVDGPDPRVETAKAELAQIAKLSPRTLAMLPGSPTGPMECLSLLALDFKSHVFQAFAYVPNYSTWLLYDADCASAYAYERRVLKLLQWGFPTRPWRLKTPAHLLFLDSLDQAFPDARFVWTHRDPTAVILSVADLCTEVTGRFSDDIDTHYIGELNVEHWSVGMARALAFRERSEQRGEQRFHDIDFRAMQTEPIEQIEGLYAWLGEPVTPAFEAGMRDWWKEFAANREPNVHPDPATFGVDLDRVRPLFADYTSRYCTPR
- the cysD gene encoding sulfate adenylyltransferase subunit CysD encodes the protein MGRLTHLERLEAESIQIFREAVSEAERPVMLYSVGKDSAVMLHLAMKAFHPSKPPFPLLHVDTTWKFRAMYEFRDKVVAELGVDLLVYRNPECVERGINPFDHGSATHTDMWKTEGLKQALDLHGFDLAFGGARRDEEKSRAKERVFSVRSTQHRWDPRQQRPELWRLYNARKQQGESLRVFPLSNWTELDVWQYIHRERIPIVPLYFAAPRPVVERDGALIMVDDDRMPLKPGEVPERRSVRFRTLGCYPLTGAVESEADTLTGIVREMLLTTSSEREGRVIDHDSSGSMEKKKQEGYF